The Maridesulfovibrio ferrireducens genome contains a region encoding:
- a CDS encoding IS66 family transposase zinc-finger binding domain-containing protein: protein MCNCGCRLTKIGEVVSEKLDIDPATLFWTVS from the coding sequence ATATGCAACTGCGGCTGCCGACTGACCAAAATTGGTGAAGTTGTCAGCGAAAAACTCGATATTGATCCTGCCACACTTTTCTGGACAGTCAGTTAA